The Nocardia vinacea genome contains the following window.
CTGCGGCGGCCCGCCGCCATTCGGATCCGTGCCTCCGATACAGCTTCGACGCCTCGACCCCGATCCGCGGAGTGCGTACTGCGGGAGGCGATTCGATAACTGCCGACCGCTGACCGGCACGACGGGCCGACCGCGCCCCTCAGCGCACTTGGAGGGACGTTGGGCCTCAGCGCGATCACTTCGCGTGGGAGTTGGGCCCGTTCGTCGACGAGCCGCCGACCCTGCGTGCGGCATGGCGTGCGACACGCCCGGCAGGACGGTTGATTGCGCCTTGCGCGAGGTTGAGCTGGTTGGGAGTCGGTCAGTGACGAGATTATTCGCTCGATAACCCATCGACGGTGGCCTCGTCGCATGCTGGGCTCGATGCCCTCGCGGACGGCCTTGCGCCAGCATGTGCCGAAGCTCATGCTTCATATAGGAACACCGCGCACGTTGAGGGCGATCATTCGCCGAATTAACTCCGGCGGACGGTGCTAGCGGCTGGTGCCAGCGTGCTCTACCGCGGGCGCTAATACCCCGAGGAGGACCTCGCTCAGATTGTTCTCACCTCCTGGATTGAACCAGTGCCGTCGATGCCGACGGGAGCAACACGGGCCCGCGAGCCGCCCAGGTCTCGACTGCTGCGGACGCGCCGCCCGAGCCGCGATCCTGACCCGTCACCCCTGAGCAAAGGAGCAACGATGTCCACCATCCACTTCAAGGAGACCACGAGCTCGACACCGGAGCAGTTCGTGGCGGCGCTGACCGATTTCGGGCCGGGCCGCTCGCAGGTGTTCGGCAACAGCGCCGACAAATATCTCGAGGTGCACGACCGGGGCCGACGTGATGCCGACGTCACGGAGGGCTCGCACGGCATCTGGGAACGCCTGCACTACGACTGGTCGAACCCCGACCGCGTCGTCATGACGACCACCGACTCGAACGTATGGGGCGGCCACTCGGGTCACACCTATAGCTTCACGCGCCGGACTGACGGGAAGACCGACGTGGATGTTGTCCTGGTGCGCGAGGGCAAGAACCTCAAGGGACGGGTCCTCGGAGTCGTGGTCGGGACCGTCGGCAAACGCGTCCTGAAACAGGCCCTCGACAAGACCGTCAAGGCTATCGAAACCCGAGACAACGAAGGGGGCGCGGCAGCACCCTCGTGACGCGACAGCTCCACCTGACACCGCGGCAGGTGCCAGGACGCTCGCCACCGGCCGCGAACGGCTCGAACTGGTGACCGCCGAGACCGCGGAACAGATCCGCACCTGGGCGGACGAGACAGCGGGGATTCAGAGGGTTGAGCGGGACTGCCCAGGACACGATCGAGACGTCGGGTCGACGACGCGGGACGCTGTGGTCGTCAGCGGGTGCGGTCGTAGACCAGGGCGATCTCGCCGAGTTCGCCGGTTTCCTGGTGTGCGAGTGTCCATTTCGAAGGTGGCAGGCCGTCGTCGAACAGTCGTTGGCCGCCGCCGGCGATCTCGGGGCAGATGATGAGATAGAGCCGGTCGAGCAGGTCTGCTGCGAGGAGCGGTTTGATGATGCTTGCGCTGCTGTTGACGAGGATGTCGCCGTCGCCGGTGGTCTTCAGTTCGGTGACGATGTCGGCGGCGGGGGCGTTCACGATGCGGGTATGTTCCCACGGCGCTTCGGTCAGGGTGGTCGACAAGACCACCTTTTCGGTATCGACCAGCCATTTCGCGTATCCGCGGTCACGTGGATCGGCATTCTCGTCCTGGGCGACCGTCGGCCAGAACCCAAGGAAGCCTTCGGCATTGAGTCGGCCGAGCAAGGCCGTTGTGGCGTGTTCCCAGATGCGGTTCATGTGGTTTCGCGCGACTTCGGTTGTCGCGTAGGGGATTATCGCGCCCATGTCGGCGGGCCCGCCGGGGCCGCTGTAGCGCCCGTCGAGGGTGAGGCTGATGTTCGCGGTCACCTTGCGTCTGGTCATGGTGGTGCTTCCTGCTCGATTCGATGGATACGGTCTGGAGATCATCTCGTCATAGGTAGTCGCCGCACATGTCGGGAACGCATGCCGCTACAAGGTATTCGGTCAATGGCGGGCTCGGGCGAAGCGGCCCGGGGTGGTTCCGGTCCAGCGGGTGAAGGCGTGGGTGAAGCTGGAGGCGTCGGCATAGCCGAGGCGCTGGGCGACGTCTTCGACGGTGGTACCGATGGTGAGCAGTTCCTCGGCCAGCAGCTGGCGGGTCTCGGTGGCGAGTTCGCGGAAAGAGGTGTCCTCGGCGTCGAGGCGGCGACGCAGGGTGCGCACGCTCAGGCGCAACTGGGCGGCGATCTCGTCCTGGCTCGCAGTGACACCGTGGGTGAGCAGGGCCGCGCGGACCCGGGCGGCGATGCCCTGCCGATCGCGGCGGCGCTGCATGATCTCGCCGGCCTGCTGCTCGGCCAGGACGGCGGCATGTGGATTCGCCTGGGGCATAGGCAGATCCAGGATCTCGCGGGTCATGACGATGCGGGTCACCGGCGCGTCGAAAACCGGCTCGATACCGATCAGCTCGGTGAACATATCAGCGTATTGCGGTGCGGGACAGGACAGTTCGACGATATGCGGCGATACCGGCGCCCCGAACACCTCGCGGTCCACGGTGATCAACTCGGCGATATCGCGTTCGAGCAGGAACATTCGCACATCGTCGGGGACACCGGAGTAGTCGATGATCGCCGCCGCGTCGTCACCGTTGTGCTCATCGAAACGCCACCGGCCGAATGAGTAGGCGATGTCCATGTATTCCACCCCCGCCCGCCAGGCGTGCCGCACGGTCGGGCTGCTGACCACGGCGAAAGCCCAAATTCCGTGGGAGGATAGGTGATAACGCTGGCCTGCCTGCAATCCGAGACCTGGCACCGAGTGCAACGCGGTGACCAGGTTGCGCACTACCTGCAACTCCTGGCGGGCGCGGATTTCGGCGCGCGGGTCCTCGAGTTCGGTAGGGGTGATCCCGGAGCCGCGCAGGCACTGCGCGAGCGTCATGCCGTGCTCGATGCCGAGTTCGACCAG
Protein-coding sequences here:
- a CDS encoding dihydrofolate reductase family protein, which codes for MTRRKVTANISLTLDGRYSGPGGPADMGAIIPYATTEVARNHMNRIWEHATTALLGRLNAEGFLGFWPTVAQDENADPRDRGYAKWLVDTEKVVLSTTLTEAPWEHTRIVNAPAADIVTELKTTGDGDILVNSSASIIKPLLAADLLDRLYLIICPEIAGGGQRLFDDGLPPSKWTLAHQETGELGEIALVYDRTR
- a CDS encoding AraC family transcriptional regulator gives rise to the protein MTDRMNLPRSTTSAAILVELGIEHGMTLAQCLRGSGITPTELEDPRAEIRARQELQVVRNLVTALHSVPGLGLQAGQRYHLSSHGIWAFAVVSSPTVRHAWRAGVEYMDIAYSFGRWRFDEHNGDDAAAIIDYSGVPDDVRMFLLERDIAELITVDREVFGAPVSPHIVELSCPAPQYADMFTELIGIEPVFDAPVTRIVMTREILDLPMPQANPHAAVLAEQQAGEIMQRRRDRQGIAARVRAALLTHGVTASQDEIAAQLRLSVRTLRRRLDAEDTSFRELATETRQLLAEELLTIGTTVEDVAQRLGYADASSFTHAFTRWTGTTPGRFARARH